The DNA region GCTCCAATAGAAACGTTGTAAGCTACATTCCCAACTGTTCCGCTCTTCATATTAAAAGATTCTCCACCTTGTTTACCACAAGATTCAAACGTATTTCCGACAACATTAATTTTTCCACTCACCACACGCATACCATCATCTTTACTTCCATATATCCATGAATTTTCGACGATAAATTGACCATTAATATTAGTAAATGCAATTGTATATCTAGGATCTCCGGAACTATATAATGCAGGATCCGCCAAACTACCAGCAGGAGCACCTGCAAATTCTAAATGCGTCCATTTGATAATAACATTTGCAGTTGTGTCGCACTGAATACCACCCCAATATCCTTTACATACATTGGTATCTTGCCTTAAGGTTGGTAATACAGTAATAAAATTGGGATTTTCTTGCGTACCATAACTAATAAGCGTACCACTATTCGTAATCTGTGGACTATTATTTTGGGAACCATCTCCTAATGCGATCAATACCGATCCTGGTTGCATTAGCAAAGTATCACCTTTATTGATACGAATATCTGTTGCGAAGTAATAAATTTTCCCTGACTTCAATGTACCCTTAACACTACCAGTGAGTGTATCTTCTGTAACTTCTTGACCTGCGCCAATATTGGGTTGAGAAACATAATCTAGTGTACTTTTTTGACAAGCAAAAAAGGAAATTACAATAATAGAAAAAAAGCTTATATATAAATAACGAGACATATTATTAACTTTTACAATAAAAAATATTATAGTTTAAATTTGATACCAACAATTCCATACATTCCATATTTATCCTCCTGAACAAATACATTTTTACCTACCGTCTGATAGGGAGCGGCATACAAGGAAGCCATTGCGCTAGTGTAAGTTTGTGGTACATATAATTTATATGGCGTATTTAGTATATTATTCAGCTTTGCATATACAACCCAATGTTTATCAAGTTTCTTTTCAATTGAGAAATCCATTTGCGTAAAGCCTGATTGCCATATATCATTTTGATAAAATTCGGATATAGTGTTTATTCTTTTACCAGTATAGTTAAATGCCAATTGAGCATTGATACCACTATGAACATCATCTTTAAATAAGAAAGATAGATTTGCAACATGCTTTGATTGTCCTTGCAATGGGCCTGTTTCATTTACATAAAAGTTAGAAGAAGATCCATCTCTTTTAACTTTACTTCTAGTAGTTTTAGAGTCTGTATAAGTGTAGTTTGCTTTTACTCCAAACCAATTCCAAAATTTAACCGCATCAAATTCTAGACCTTTGTTATTGGTTATACCTGCATTATTTTTTGCTTCATAATACGTTTCCGTACTACCATCCGTTTCTAATCCATATTCAATTGGATTTTTAATTCTTTTGTAAAATGCCCCCAATATAAAGTGATCCAATCCTTTTGGATATATACTATATTGTATATCATAGTTACTAGATGTTGTAGCAACTAAATCAGGGTTTCCTTTTTCTTTATAATTTGCATCTGGATCTGTTAATCCTACATGTGGAATTACTTCATAAAAATTAGGACGACTGATACCCGCAAAATAAGCACCTCTAATCGTCTGTGTTTTACTTAAATTATAAATCAACGTACCAGAAGGTAAGAAATCATAATATTTCTTTTCTCCAGTTTTACCTACATTTTGATCAGAAATTGCAGTCAACCAAGATAGATAAGTGTGTTCATAACGCATCCCGCCAACAAGATCAAATTTACCCCATGTCAAGTTGGTCATAGCATAACCAGCTCCAACATTTTCAGTTGCATTATAATTTAAAGCATTTGTAGTTGAACCTTGTGGATTATAAACTGTAAAATTATTGTCTGCGATATTACCATCATAAGTATCATTACTATGTTCTGGATTTAATTGGTAATCATCATAAGTACTTTTTCTTTCTTTATTTCTATACATACCACCTATAGACCAAACTGATGATATATCTCCTATTTGTTTATGATAATGAAAATTTAAATATCCTGCTTTATCTCTATCATAGTTGTAATAAAAAACTCTATCCGAACTAGATCCCATTTGCAAAGGAGATTGTACCAAATTACCATTACTATAGTTTACTCCTGTAGTCAAACTTAATGTAGCCATATCTGGTCTATTATCAGAGGCTTTGGAATAGGATGCAATCCAGTCCATATCAAGCCCTTTACCCAAATCATGTTTACCGGAAAGCGTATTATTCCAAATAGTTTGTACATCATGCATGCC from Rhizosphaericola mali includes:
- a CDS encoding TonB-dependent receptor domain-containing protein; amino-acid sequence: MKLKIRIVLVLFGLLTLLNVEAQSIRTLKGLIQDTETKEPIVGALIFVENNGRPIAESGFDGSFHLKKLPHGRVKLKISYVGYKLEIIEVGGDVTEVLATPINLTKNKLDEVLVKGVGSKHGDAYTYQLDRNSPNLQNSVSARAIEISPDLSVANVAQRVSGVSIERSSNGEGQYVILRGMDKRYSYSLINGVKIPSPDIKNRYVPLDIFPSDMLERLEIVKSLTPNREGDAIGGMVNMIMKDAPHKFEITANAALGGTNATFNKYSFNTWDRSASLSKSPRYTNGDNYSATMADFPKNAFVYGAKANPVNTLFGLSAGGRLFKDKLGVLVAGSFQNNYKTVNSNFFPTETDQNGNTILDDIKVRRYSINQQRTGLHARLDYKINDKNSINFYTGWMNLVRNEYRSTIDTNLVLARTVGDVGMPGVGRISIDYRGMHDVQTIWNNTLSGKHDLGKGLDMDWIASYSKASDNRPDMATLSLTTGVNYSNGNLVQSPLQMGSSSDRVFYYNYDRDKAGYLNFHYHKQIGDISSVWSIGGMYRNKERKSTYDDYQLNPEHSNDTYDGNIADNNFTVYNPQGSTTNALNYNATENVGAGYAMTNLTWGKFDLVGGMRYEHTYLSWLTAISDQNVGKTGEKKYYDFLPSGTLIYNLSKTQTIRGAYFAGISRPNFYEVIPHVGLTDPDANYKEKGNPDLVATTSSNYDIQYSIYPKGLDHFILGAFYKRIKNPIEYGLETDGSTETYYEAKNNAGITNNKGLEFDAVKFWNWFGVKANYTYTDSKTTRSKVKRDGSSSNFYVNETGPLQGQSKHVANLSFLFKDDVHSGINAQLAFNYTGKRINTISEFYQNDIWQSGFTQMDFSIEKKLDKHWVVYAKLNNILNTPYKLYVPQTYTSAMASLYAAPYQTVGKNVFVQEDKYGMYGIVGIKFKL